The following are encoded together in the Ktedonobacterales bacterium genome:
- a CDS encoding LON peptidase substrate-binding domain-containing protein codes for MGGSSFELPLFPLNVVLFPGMVLPLHIFEPRYRLMIHRCLEEKSPFGVVLVQPDSSQGEEHPYQVGTLARIMTAERLDDGRFNLLTEGEKRFRILEERRDQPFLMALVEEFEDIQSEPEALEALQRKAANLFCRYIRVMLAVAGREQLRLDLPADAEGLSYLIGYCLDLSDPEKQQLLELTSTTGRLELEIAILKREEQILRRMLSSNQVRPPSDDPHASLN; via the coding sequence ATGGGAGGATCATCTTTCGAGCTGCCATTATTTCCGCTCAATGTGGTTCTCTTTCCTGGGATGGTGCTTCCACTTCACATCTTTGAGCCGCGCTATCGTCTGATGATCCACCGCTGCCTTGAGGAAAAAAGCCCGTTTGGAGTAGTGTTGGTTCAGCCAGACAGTTCTCAGGGAGAAGAACATCCCTATCAGGTTGGCACCCTGGCCCGGATTATGACCGCCGAGCGGCTCGATGATGGGCGCTTTAACCTGCTAACTGAAGGCGAAAAGCGTTTTCGTATTCTGGAGGAACGGCGCGACCAGCCTTTCCTGATGGCGCTGGTTGAGGAGTTTGAGGATATACAAAGTGAGCCAGAAGCCCTTGAGGCGTTGCAGCGTAAAGCCGCCAATCTCTTTTGCCGCTATATCCGGGTGATGCTGGCTGTGGCAGGGAGAGAACAACTTCGTCTTGATCTGCCCGCTGATGCAGAAGGGCTGTCTTATTTAATTGGATACTGTCTGGACCTGAGCGATCCCGAAAAGCAGCAGTTGTTAGAGTTGACTTCAACTACCGGGCGGTTGGAGCTTGAGATTGCGATCCTCAAGCGGGAGGAACAAATCTTGCGCCGCATGCTTTCCTCCAATCAGGTTCGCCCCCCCTCCGATGATCCCCACGCCTCATTGAATTGA
- a CDS encoding amylo-alpha-1,6-glucosidase, whose protein sequence is MLYEYEVSKLRTGANYGNRELFSRADQYSNLAGLWCAEDDQFYCGRWAMRYSVDEQPIPAERTFFRATHQTTTYHLNDIEIQQTYFVPLGVPDLKVAYTLVRLRNFGEQPITVNIHPHIQYPWVMLPEFSKLPDMTQKNKKVQSRLEDGLVITETLGHPNEVRILGTPLMSPQQSSFDARSADLHYLVEIEGRGELEIPFIMTISGQGVEDALARYKQSTDYAAILETTNATAEQIIARSDVLVPDPIINRAVRWAKVNILREEKLYPNGYGFTNDPPQDILVVRDVAWFSIGSDYITPHFSQGMLRLTQQYGVEETGQLTEYLLACETPPSTNDYGLNINDDTPLFIFAVHHHFALSGDKEFLKEMYETVKRAADWILAQRRAGLVWCTSEESNAWGIASWRNMIPEYQISGAVTEINAECYMALRLTGRCCEAMGDQDLAQSYLEAALQLKDEINRQLVSEVTGLYVLNIDNNGNKRHLVTGDLIFPVLFGVADERMRKTILNVLYSPEFWTDFGVRTVGQHEPEYDPEFAMRLQGGIWPNLTAWVAYGSRLDYPEKMIEAMHNIYRISEVPVPKDYKNVVPGAFPECLNGENFQSRGMAQSPWVAPTYLWLIIDGLLGVRPGIDALRIQPHLPEAWQWCAVRNIPCWGDKCSYFVYSGILYTDRAVDTPYPQEVFERDITDWLECNTYVLGFQRGSEIVIFVGADERQGVQLKVKTPLVEAEQRLEFVLNPSEARLIKLLAAPATPASAKTVAEGTASLSSESSTTSEALQETFQEIEPGKG, encoded by the coding sequence ATGCTCTACGAGTATGAAGTATCCAAGCTGCGCACTGGCGCCAACTATGGAAATAGAGAACTCTTTAGCCGAGCCGACCAATACTCCAACCTCGCCGGACTCTGGTGCGCCGAAGACGACCAATTCTATTGCGGACGTTGGGCAATGCGCTACAGCGTTGATGAGCAGCCGATCCCAGCCGAACGCACCTTCTTTCGCGCCACACACCAGACAACCACCTATCATCTGAATGACATAGAAATCCAGCAGACCTATTTTGTTCCCCTCGGTGTCCCTGACCTGAAAGTCGCCTATACACTGGTTCGTCTGCGTAACTTTGGTGAGCAGCCGATCACTGTCAACATCCACCCTCACATTCAATACCCCTGGGTTATGCTGCCAGAGTTCAGCAAACTGCCAGATATGACTCAAAAAAATAAAAAAGTGCAATCGCGCCTTGAAGATGGTCTCGTCATCACCGAGACGCTGGGACACCCCAACGAGGTACGCATCTTAGGAACACCCTTGATGTCTCCACAGCAGAGTTCGTTCGACGCCCGAAGCGCCGACCTTCACTATCTCGTTGAAATTGAAGGGCGTGGTGAACTGGAGATTCCCTTCATCATGACTATTTCTGGTCAGGGGGTTGAAGACGCGCTTGCCCGCTATAAACAGAGTACAGATTATGCTGCGATCCTCGAAACCACCAATGCGACAGCCGAACAAATCATCGCCCGAAGCGATGTCCTGGTTCCCGATCCCATAATCAACCGGGCGGTCAGGTGGGCCAAAGTCAACATCCTCCGCGAAGAGAAGCTCTATCCTAATGGCTACGGCTTTACTAATGACCCACCCCAGGACATCCTCGTCGTGCGCGACGTCGCCTGGTTTAGCATTGGCTCCGACTACATTACCCCTCACTTCTCGCAAGGAATGCTCCGCTTAACCCAACAATACGGAGTAGAGGAAACCGGCCAATTAACCGAGTACCTGCTTGCTTGTGAAACTCCTCCTTCCACGAACGATTATGGCCTGAACATTAACGACGACACGCCTCTTTTCATCTTCGCCGTTCATCATCACTTTGCCCTCAGCGGCGACAAAGAGTTCCTGAAAGAGATGTACGAGACTGTCAAACGTGCCGCTGATTGGATTCTCGCTCAGCGGCGGGCAGGACTGGTCTGGTGTACCTCTGAAGAGTCTAACGCCTGGGGGATCGCCTCCTGGCGCAATATGATCCCCGAATATCAAATCAGCGGAGCCGTCACTGAAATCAACGCCGAATGTTATATGGCGCTGCGCTTGACAGGCCGTTGCTGTGAAGCAATGGGCGATCAAGACCTGGCTCAATCCTACTTAGAAGCGGCGCTTCAGTTGAAAGACGAGATCAACCGCCAGCTCGTATCTGAAGTGACCGGACTGTATGTACTCAACATTGATAACAACGGCAACAAGCGCCATCTCGTGACTGGCGACCTCATCTTCCCTGTCCTCTTTGGAGTAGCCGATGAGCGCATGCGTAAGACCATCCTGAACGTCCTCTACTCCCCTGAGTTCTGGACCGATTTCGGGGTTCGCACTGTTGGGCAACATGAACCCGAATATGATCCTGAGTTTGCCATGCGACTCCAGGGAGGCATATGGCCCAATCTCACAGCCTGGGTAGCCTATGGCAGCCGCCTGGACTACCCGGAAAAGATGATCGAGGCCATGCACAACATCTACCGCATCTCAGAGGTTCCTGTTCCCAAAGACTATAAGAACGTCGTCCCTGGCGCTTTCCCTGAGTGCTTGAATGGCGAAAACTTCCAGAGCCGAGGTATGGCGCAAAGCCCCTGGGTGGCTCCTACCTATCTCTGGCTCATCATTGATGGCTTATTGGGGGTACGCCCCGGAATTGATGCGTTACGCATCCAGCCCCACCTTCCAGAAGCCTGGCAATGGTGCGCAGTACGCAATATCCCCTGTTGGGGCGATAAATGCAGCTACTTTGTCTATAGCGGTATCTTATATACTGATCGCGCTGTAGACACGCCCTATCCCCAGGAGGTTTTTGAGCGCGATATTACTGACTGGCTGGAGTGCAATACCTATGTTCTTGGCTTCCAGCGCGGCAGTGAAATCGTGATTTTTGTCGGCGCCGATGAACGCCAGGGGGTGCAGTTGAAGGTCAAGACCCCACTGGTTGAAGCTGAGCAACGCCTTGAGTTCGTCCTCAATCCGAGCGAGGCACGCCTGATCAAATTGCTGGCAGCGCCTGCGACGCCCGCCAGCGCCAAAACAGTCGCAGAAGGGACAGCGAGTTTATCCTCAGAGAGTTCAACAACGTCTGAGGCGCTTCAAGAAACCTTTCAGGAGATAGAACCCGGCAAGGGGTAG
- the glgB gene encoding 1,4-alpha-glucan branching protein GlgB yields MQAPAYGEIDAIIHAIHGMPFQVLGPHLTEQDGTAGLIIRAFLPQASSEATVSVEIAKPPRKRHPMRRTAPEGFFEVMIPKIRQIPDYRLIIVEPDGREISLRDPYAFEPLLTAYDLHLLGEGQHHQSYEKMGAHPCEVKGVKGVEFVVWAPNAQRVSVIGDFNQWDGRRHPMQRRSDGGIWELFIPDLGVGERYKYALVSNLQGYYTERADPYGFAAELRPGTASVVYDLGQYQWRDEDWLSARPKHQSLDAPLAIYEVHLGSWRRIPEEGQRFLTYRELAEQLPAYVREMGYTHVEFLPITEHPFDGSWGYQPVGMYAPTSRFGSPDEFRMLVDACHQAGIGVILDWVPAHFPKDGHGLVYFDGSHLYEHADPRQGEHSDWGTMIYNYGRNEVRNYLLANALFWLEKYHIDGLRVDAVASMIYLDYSREEGQWIPNRFGGRENLEAIDFVKQLNELTHHYHPGILTIAEESTAWAMVSRPTYVGGLGFSYKWNMGWMHDLLDYFQADPIYRRYRHDRITFSLMYAFSENFILPLSHDEVVHMKRSLLDKMPGDLWQKFANLRALYAFMYGHPGKKLLFMGGEFGQWHEWNYQASLDWHLLQYESHQKLQRFVQDLNQLYRSEPSLYEVDTDWQGFDWIDFRDADNSVVAFLRKARNQEDFLLFACNFTPVPRYDYRLGVPMPGLYQERLNSDSELYGGSNLGNLGGIQAEGIPSHAQPCSLTLTLPPLAVIVMKPEPRAKVEI; encoded by the coding sequence ATGCAGGCGCCTGCTTACGGTGAGATTGACGCCATCATTCATGCTATTCACGGCATGCCCTTTCAAGTGTTAGGCCCACACCTGACCGAACAAGATGGGACAGCTGGCCTGATCATTCGCGCGTTTCTGCCCCAGGCATCCAGCGAGGCAACCGTATCGGTAGAGATCGCAAAGCCTCCCAGAAAACGCCACCCCATGCGCCGCACTGCGCCCGAAGGGTTCTTTGAGGTGATGATTCCCAAGATTCGGCAAATCCCTGACTATCGTTTGATCATCGTTGAGCCAGATGGGCGAGAAATATCCCTTCGTGACCCGTATGCGTTTGAGCCATTGCTGACTGCTTATGACCTCCACCTGCTGGGCGAAGGTCAACATCATCAAAGCTACGAGAAGATGGGCGCACACCCCTGTGAGGTGAAAGGCGTCAAGGGCGTCGAGTTCGTCGTTTGGGCGCCCAACGCCCAGCGCGTCAGCGTCATCGGCGATTTCAATCAATGGGATGGACGGCGCCACCCCATGCAGAGGCGCAGCGATGGAGGCATCTGGGAACTGTTTATACCCGACCTTGGCGTCGGCGAGCGATACAAATACGCCCTCGTCTCAAACTTGCAGGGCTACTACACAGAGCGCGCCGATCCTTACGGCTTTGCTGCCGAACTGCGTCCAGGGACAGCTTCTGTTGTCTATGACCTGGGACAATACCAGTGGCGCGATGAAGACTGGCTTAGCGCGCGCCCAAAACACCAGTCGCTCGATGCTCCTCTGGCAATCTATGAAGTACATCTTGGTTCCTGGCGGCGTATACCCGAAGAGGGCCAGCGATTTCTCACCTATCGTGAACTGGCCGAACAGCTACCGGCCTACGTCCGAGAGATGGGTTACACCCATGTAGAGTTCCTTCCCATCACCGAACATCCCTTCGATGGCTCCTGGGGCTATCAACCCGTTGGCATGTATGCCCCCACCAGCCGCTTTGGCTCTCCCGACGAGTTTCGCATGCTGGTTGATGCCTGTCATCAGGCAGGCATTGGCGTCATCTTAGATTGGGTTCCCGCGCATTTTCCCAAAGACGGGCATGGCCTGGTCTACTTTGATGGCAGCCACCTCTATGAGCATGCTGATCCCCGTCAGGGCGAACATTCCGACTGGGGAACGATGATCTATAACTATGGTCGCAATGAAGTACGCAATTATTTACTAGCAAACGCCCTCTTCTGGCTAGAAAAGTACCACATTGACGGCCTGCGAGTGGACGCTGTTGCTTCAATGATCTATCTCGACTACTCACGCGAAGAAGGGCAGTGGATTCCCAACCGCTTCGGTGGGCGTGAGAATCTGGAAGCCATTGATTTTGTCAAACAACTGAACGAACTAACACATCATTATCACCCCGGTATCCTCACCATTGCCGAAGAATCAACGGCCTGGGCTATGGTCTCGCGGCCAACGTATGTTGGCGGGCTAGGCTTCAGTTATAAATGGAACATGGGCTGGATGCACGACCTGCTTGACTATTTTCAAGCTGACCCTATTTACCGACGCTACCGCCATGATCGCATCACCTTCTCGCTCATGTACGCCTTCTCAGAAAACTTTATTCTGCCGCTCTCACATGATGAAGTCGTGCATATGAAACGCTCACTGCTCGACAAAATGCCTGGCGACCTCTGGCAGAAATTTGCCAACCTTCGAGCACTCTATGCCTTTATGTACGGCCATCCTGGCAAAAAACTACTCTTCATGGGGGGCGAATTTGGGCAATGGCACGAGTGGAACTATCAGGCCAGTCTGGATTGGCATTTGTTGCAGTATGAATCCCACCAGAAGCTTCAACGCTTCGTACAAGACCTCAACCAACTCTACAGAAGCGAGCCATCGCTTTATGAGGTTGACACAGACTGGCAAGGATTTGATTGGATTGATTTCCGTGACGCTGATAACAGCGTCGTCGCTTTTCTCCGCAAAGCCAGGAATCAGGAGGACTTCCTCCTCTTTGCCTGCAACTTCACCCCGGTACCCCGCTACGATTATCGCCTTGGTGTCCCAATGCCAGGTCTCTATCAGGAGAGACTCAACAGCGATTCAGAACTTTACGGTGGATCAAACCTCGGCAACCTTGGCGGAATTCAAGCTGAGGGTATCCCCTCACACGCCCAACCCTGCTCGCTGACCTTAACCCTTCCGCCCCTGGCGGTAATCGTCATGAAACCAGAGCCACGCGCCAAAGTAGAAATCTGA
- a CDS encoding carboxypeptidase M32 — MTAPTSNVLTFTRTDAELNELFERTQEICDLGSLLSLVGWDQQVKMPPQANQIRGPQLATFQALLHERQTAPRIGELLDQLEQRIQGNGYTDADRGMVRLVRRNYDQATKIPAALVREIAEATSEAWGAWEQAKPANDFASFAPHLRKVVQLMRQVADHLGYRGSPYNALLDQYEPGMTLDTLNPILDRVRDATVDLLRRIQESGRKIDTNCLHGSFDAARQLDLCKEVLEKMGYRFDAGRMDQSSHPFTGGGGSPFDVRVTVRVDPTYFPAALMAAIHEGGHGVYEQGSDPALARTVLAGGASMGLHESESRLWENYIGRSLPFWKYHFGLLTQAFPDTFAHRHVDELVPALNEVKPSFIRVEADEVTYNLHIIIRFELEQGLINGEIDVADLPSLWNQKYQDYLGVTPPTDTLGVLQDIHWSSGSLGTSQPIRWAICMGHKSIRPCAAPSQIMTSVWRRREQALS; from the coding sequence ATGACAGCGCCAACGTCCAACGTTCTGACTTTTACGCGAACAGATGCCGAACTCAACGAACTCTTTGAGCGAACACAGGAGATCTGTGATCTCGGGAGTCTGCTCTCCCTGGTAGGGTGGGATCAGCAGGTCAAGATGCCCCCTCAAGCTAATCAGATACGCGGCCCTCAACTTGCTACCTTCCAGGCACTGCTGCACGAGCGTCAGACGGCTCCGCGTATTGGTGAGTTGTTGGATCAGCTAGAGCAACGTATCCAGGGCAATGGCTATACTGATGCGGATCGTGGCATGGTACGGCTGGTACGGCGCAATTACGATCAGGCTACGAAAATCCCTGCTGCTCTGGTCAGGGAAATCGCTGAGGCGACATCAGAAGCCTGGGGCGCCTGGGAACAAGCCAAACCTGCCAACGACTTCGCCTCATTTGCGCCCCATCTGCGCAAGGTGGTGCAGTTGATGCGCCAGGTGGCCGACCACCTGGGGTATCGCGGCTCCCCCTATAACGCTCTGCTCGACCAATATGAGCCTGGTATGACGCTTGATACGCTCAACCCCATTCTGGACCGGGTACGCGATGCGACAGTTGATCTTTTGCGGCGTATTCAGGAGTCTGGTCGCAAGATAGATACCAACTGTTTACATGGGAGTTTCGATGCTGCCAGGCAGCTTGATCTCTGCAAAGAGGTGCTGGAGAAAATGGGGTATCGCTTTGATGCCGGTCGCATGGATCAATCGTCGCATCCGTTCACGGGGGGCGGTGGCTCGCCTTTTGATGTGCGTGTTACTGTTCGCGTTGACCCCACATACTTCCCGGCTGCGCTGATGGCAGCTATCCACGAAGGCGGTCATGGCGTTTATGAGCAGGGCAGCGATCCTGCGCTGGCTCGAACGGTTCTGGCTGGTGGCGCTTCGATGGGGCTGCATGAATCTGAGTCGCGGCTGTGGGAGAACTATATTGGCCGCTCGCTGCCGTTCTGGAAATATCATTTTGGCCTGCTGACTCAGGCTTTCCCTGACACGTTTGCCCATCGGCATGTGGATGAGTTGGTTCCGGCGCTCAACGAGGTCAAGCCGAGCTTTATACGTGTTGAGGCGGATGAAGTAACCTATAACCTGCATATCATCATCCGCTTTGAGTTGGAGCAGGGGCTGATTAACGGAGAGATTGATGTAGCCGATCTGCCCAGCCTCTGGAACCAGAAGTATCAGGATTATTTGGGGGTAACTCCGCCGACGGATACCCTGGGTGTTCTTCAGGATATTCACTGGTCGAGTGGCTCCTTGGGTACTTCCCAACCTATACGCTGGGCAATCTGTATGGGGCACAAATCTATCAGACCTTGCGCCGCACCTTCCCAGATTATGACCAGCGTCTGGAGGCGGAGGGAACAGGCTTTATCCTGA
- a CDS encoding Rieske 2Fe-2S domain-containing protein — MAHAFIEDVIEQQQWLEPTGDALQQAIGKVARREGPSRTVKDALHGTWLGHPLHPALTDIPLGSWSASLLLDVFSLGGNRSIQQGADATLGIGLGGALASALTGLVDWQETYGRERRIGLLHGLLNTTALTLYTASLVQRRRKRRGTGILLSALGYGAVILAGYLGGELVFVQGTGVNHAAWLEAPEEFTSVMDDAALHPDTPARVMVGTTPVMLVRRGGNIYALTATCTHAGGPLNEGTLQDTRIVCPWHGSKFSLEDGHVQGGPATIDEPSFDVRIRNGKIEVRKTEGRP, encoded by the coding sequence ATGGCGCATGCCTTCATAGAGGATGTAATTGAACAGCAGCAGTGGCTAGAGCCAACAGGCGACGCACTACAACAGGCGATTGGCAAAGTTGCCAGGCGCGAGGGGCCATCCCGTACCGTCAAAGATGCTCTACATGGGACGTGGCTCGGCCACCCCTTGCATCCCGCCTTGACAGACATCCCTCTTGGCTCCTGGAGCGCCTCACTGCTACTAGACGTATTCAGCCTGGGGGGTAATCGCAGTATCCAGCAAGGCGCTGATGCCACATTAGGAATTGGCCTGGGCGGCGCGCTTGCATCAGCCTTAACGGGCCTGGTGGATTGGCAAGAAACCTATGGACGCGAGCGACGAATAGGGCTGCTACACGGGCTGCTCAATACCACAGCACTGACGCTCTACACAGCCTCGCTGGTCCAGCGCAGGCGCAAACGGCGAGGCACGGGAATACTGCTATCTGCCCTGGGCTACGGCGCTGTCATTCTCGCCGGATACCTGGGCGGAGAACTTGTTTTCGTTCAGGGTACGGGCGTCAACCATGCTGCCTGGCTGGAAGCGCCAGAAGAGTTTACCTCAGTAATGGACGATGCCGCACTCCATCCTGATACACCAGCCCGCGTCATGGTTGGTACGACGCCAGTGATGCTCGTGCGGCGTGGCGGGAACATCTATGCCCTCACCGCTACTTGCACTCATGCAGGAGGACCACTCAATGAGGGAACACTTCAGGATACTCGGATCGTCTGCCCCTGGCATGGCTCCAAGTTTTCATTAGAAGATGGTCATGTCCAGGGTGGACCGGCAACGATAGATGAACCCTCTTTTGACGTTCGGATACGCAACGGCAAAATAGAAGTGCGAAAAACAGAAGGGCGTCCCTGA
- a CDS encoding APC family permease, with protein MSSQDTAAPDASSSHNGKGEQNYGRLGFFLCWAVVFADIGTSVYYVPGILYGQVGKLAGFFVFLTMAVFVLLTLKYSEVTYRYPQGGGVVTVSANAMKPWVGALGGMFILVDYFLTAAISSLSGLIYFSVVAPHVGPMVLPITLIVLALLGLLNWWGISESAIVSAVGAVIAFISDIAILIEIFTHESIQTILNTIPLMFSGKPLTGLTLLTGFAGAFLAFSGLESISQLSPVMKIPRKRTGRLALLLVVLTIGITSPLLTLFSTTLLQNAANVDPNQFISLLGGKYSQVLGIEVAISASALLIFASNTAIIGTYHVFLALSRMRFFPNFVEHRSAWRGTPHYSIALATGIPILILIVVRGDIIILGDMYAFGLLGAFSLTCLGLDIVRSRERRRHKERERLKKLAQAGNLSNITGLHPILPQTQNPIVAPVSTPIFVLGIVTTAIVILAWSTNLIFKIPATIFGGSVTIAGLGIAYWNYQRLAKRGRPMVYPTEIHAPIPGSVLAVLPDASEGREAVARAACAEADDRAIVFVYRGQSTRTQAPRLFETVDPYFEDEPAKQAFGEAESIAREKNVKRHYVYLSKAPDAIFQFWQILRPRDTIIVDEDSQIAHTLAPDLVRLSPGPGGQVTHLIKRWQSPSTVGM; from the coding sequence ATGAGTTCACAGGACACCGCCGCACCCGACGCCTCATCTAGCCATAATGGCAAAGGCGAACAGAACTACGGCAGGCTAGGGTTTTTTCTTTGCTGGGCCGTTGTCTTTGCCGACATTGGCACTTCGGTCTACTACGTACCTGGCATTCTCTACGGTCAGGTTGGCAAGCTTGCCGGTTTTTTTGTCTTCCTGACAATGGCCGTCTTCGTCCTCCTGACACTGAAATACTCTGAAGTGACCTATCGCTACCCACAGGGAGGGGGCGTCGTCACTGTTTCAGCAAACGCCATGAAGCCCTGGGTTGGCGCCCTGGGTGGCATGTTCATCCTGGTGGACTACTTCCTCACAGCAGCCATCAGCTCACTCTCAGGTCTCATCTACTTCAGTGTCGTAGCGCCTCATGTTGGTCCAATGGTGCTGCCGATAACTCTTATCGTACTGGCATTATTAGGGCTGCTAAACTGGTGGGGGATCAGCGAGAGCGCCATCGTCAGCGCCGTTGGCGCAGTTATCGCTTTTATCAGTGATATTGCCATCCTGATTGAAATATTCACTCATGAATCAATCCAGACAATCCTGAACACCATCCCCCTGATGTTCTCTGGAAAACCTCTAACAGGGTTGACGCTGTTGACAGGATTCGCCGGAGCCTTCCTGGCCTTTTCCGGTCTGGAGAGCATCTCACAGCTCTCTCCCGTCATGAAGATCCCTCGCAAACGCACCGGTAGGCTGGCACTTCTGCTGGTAGTCCTGACTATTGGCATCACCAGTCCACTTTTGACTCTCTTCTCTACAACCCTGCTCCAAAACGCAGCCAATGTAGACCCGAACCAATTCATCTCCCTTTTGGGTGGTAAATACAGCCAGGTATTGGGCATCGAAGTCGCCATTAGCGCCTCAGCACTCCTCATTTTTGCCAGCAATACGGCCATCATTGGAACCTATCATGTCTTCCTGGCGCTCTCGCGCATGCGCTTTTTCCCTAATTTCGTAGAACACCGCAGCGCCTGGCGAGGGACACCTCATTATTCTATTGCTCTCGCCACCGGCATTCCAATCCTGATCCTTATCGTCGTGCGGGGTGACATCATCATTCTGGGTGATATGTATGCCTTTGGTTTACTTGGCGCCTTCAGTCTGACCTGCCTCGGCCTGGACATTGTGCGCTCCCGTGAACGCCGACGGCACAAAGAAAGGGAAAGACTCAAGAAGCTGGCGCAGGCAGGAAATCTCAGCAATATAACCGGGCTACACCCTATCCTGCCGCAGACACAAAACCCAATAGTCGCCCCTGTTTCTACGCCCATATTTGTGCTTGGCATTGTCACAACAGCGATTGTTATACTCGCCTGGTCAACCAATCTTATCTTTAAAATCCCAGCCACAATTTTCGGGGGCAGTGTCACGATTGCCGGGTTGGGCATCGCATATTGGAATTATCAGCGCCTCGCAAAGCGGGGGCGGCCAATGGTCTACCCAACAGAAATCCACGCCCCTATCCCTGGTTCAGTACTTGCGGTATTACCTGACGCTTCAGAAGGGCGCGAAGCTGTGGCTCGCGCAGCATGTGCAGAGGCAGATGACAGGGCTATAGTCTTTGTCTATCGCGGCCAATCAACCCGCACCCAGGCTCCACGGCTCTTCGAGACTGTTGACCCCTACTTTGAAGACGAGCCAGCAAAGCAAGCCTTTGGTGAGGCGGAAAGCATCGCCCGCGAAAAGAACGTCAAACGCCATTACGTCTATCTTTCTAAAGCGCCTGATGCCATCTTCCAATTCTGGCAGATTTTGCGACCACGAGACACCATTATTGTGGACGAGGATAGCCAGATAGCACATACTCTGGCTCCTGATTTGGTTCGCCTCAGCCCCGGCCCTGGCGGGCAAGTCACGCACCTGATCAAGCGTTGGCAGAGTCCATCAACTGTTGGCATGTAG
- the pyk gene encoding pyruvate kinase produces the protein MPSTKIVCTIGPASQSEAVLERLILAGMNVARLNFSHGTPAEHAEVIARIRALATKLGQPIAILQDLQGPKIRTGVLRDHQPVHLTSGASFTLTTQSLVGDALRVSTTYQHLPNDVKPGAHVFLADGLLELEVIETTETEVHCRVLHGGVLGEHKGINLPGVVVSAAALTKKDLADLHFGIAQGVDFVAVSFVRQASDIQAARIAIADAVTLPVSKTSDAIKHASASQEPQKQPSIIAKLEKPEAITHLDAILEVSDGVMVARGDLGVELSPEKVPLAQKRIIDRANEFGLPVITATQMLESMITQPRPTRAEVSDVANAILDGTDAIMLSEETANGLYPVEAVEMMARIARETEPACRPKTQHTRRQRPTLAHAVSSAAHILAKEAAAEAIVVFTRSGRSGRLISKERPDVPIIAYTSSDAIYRQLALWWGIIPRMIPLMDSTEALITEVSSRLAQDGLVQAGEKVVIMGGMPIAAEARTNFIKLHQV, from the coding sequence ATGCCTTCTACGAAGATCGTTTGCACCATCGGCCCAGCCTCACAAAGTGAAGCTGTCTTAGAGCGGCTGATTCTGGCCGGAATGAATGTCGCGCGCCTCAATTTCTCACACGGCACACCTGCCGAACATGCAGAGGTCATCGCCCGTATTCGCGCGCTTGCAACAAAGCTAGGCCAGCCAATCGCCATTCTCCAGGACTTGCAAGGCCCCAAAATCCGCACCGGAGTCCTGCGTGATCATCAACCAGTACACTTGACGAGCGGCGCATCCTTTACGCTCACAACACAGTCCCTTGTTGGTGATGCGCTCAGAGTTTCAACGACCTACCAGCACCTTCCCAACGATGTGAAGCCAGGCGCGCATGTTTTCCTGGCCGATGGGTTGTTGGAGCTAGAGGTCATTGAGACGACCGAGACTGAGGTACACTGCCGCGTCCTACATGGAGGAGTCCTGGGGGAACACAAAGGGATCAACCTCCCTGGAGTCGTAGTAAGCGCGGCAGCCCTTACCAAGAAAGACCTCGCCGATTTACACTTTGGAATAGCTCAGGGAGTTGATTTTGTCGCAGTAAGCTTTGTGCGCCAGGCGAGTGATATTCAAGCAGCGCGTATTGCTATCGCCGATGCGGTGACTTTACCTGTTAGCAAAACATCCGATGCAATAAAACACGCTAGCGCGTCACAAGAACCTCAAAAACAACCGTCAATCATCGCCAAGCTGGAAAAACCAGAAGCCATCACCCATCTGGATGCTATTCTCGAAGTCTCCGATGGAGTTATGGTTGCGCGAGGAGACCTCGGAGTCGAGCTATCCCCAGAAAAGGTTCCTTTAGCGCAAAAGCGCATCATTGATCGGGCAAACGAGTTTGGCCTTCCAGTCATTACCGCTACGCAAATGCTAGAGTCAATGATAACGCAGCCTCGCCCAACGCGAGCCGAAGTGAGCGACGTGGCGAATGCCATATTGGATGGTACCGATGCGATTATGTTAAGTGAGGAAACTGCCAACGGCCTGTATCCTGTTGAAGCGGTAGAGATGATGGCTCGCATCGCTAGAGAAACTGAGCCTGCTTGCAGGCCAAAAACGCAGCATACTCGCCGCCAGAGGCCAACACTCGCTCATGCAGTGAGCAGTGCTGCGCATATTTTAGCGAAAGAGGCAGCGGCAGAGGCCATTGTAGTCTTCACCCGCAGTGGCAGGTCAGGGCGCCTGATCTCGAAAGAACGCCCGGATGTTCCCATTATTGCGTATACTTCGTCGGATGCTATCTATCGGCAACTCGCGCTCTGGTGGGGTATAATACCTCGCATGATCCCTTTAATGGACAGTACCGAAGCACTAATAACCGAGGTGAGTAGTCGTTTGGCACAGGATGGGTTAGTACAAGCAGGGGAAAAAGTGGTAATTATGGGAGGAATGCCAATTGCAGCCGAGGCCAGAACCAACTTCATCAAATTGCATCAAGTGTGA